The following proteins come from a genomic window of Sorghum bicolor cultivar BTx623 chromosome 3, Sorghum_bicolor_NCBIv3, whole genome shotgun sequence:
- the LOC8082218 gene encoding protein GAMETE EXPRESSED 3: protein MTEERNFTRAPVTEETAVLYVRKLPHGAARGSIPCLRNHLHRRRALRPATASRPRSTATLSASAPGRRPPHLRICIVRAPLSGPPPSRTHRSGPSQQQTKATAPSVLPSPGAFGAARSESRALQKLDTGSGGAENARAPPGPARALSAPSIAHDGRLVACSGKDLLGFEPNGSFAWIVPLGHMCNDSISPVFEGEQVYLVAEDKVIKVTPRKVRTAEPALEVFFSHNTTSGRSEEIIGLAISGRYSSLFLTIRNRGLFAFSLRGELQWSIGPALNLFDYRLGCKRNVSGCYFDSAPVLDQCEGALYISNTEGQLYSLYIDNRGIRWIQDLSSHGKVMTVAPGNSGRLYIVFPRKSIMVGIDVSTGNISWTQNIGPISNEKNFPTVDSNGWMSIGSLDGTLYSISPDGDMRKFLAKTANDSVIHVGPVLDCSGFSMYVAKTIVEGKLIQTTGDYTYVSAKKPSFISFTLLAPATGTIYWTGEYPGELSNLLSSSDMNDFTIDETVVLTLLSATKTGISNTTQCYTRRQKIAWTCGQAKAKFVQADPGEPSYVLLLIFLLVVIVLQAVAILFCCIFWRKKRLQNNGLQKFLEKRRSLHSKRRILGKKILELEQKASEDASSNEALGQLGEMVKAKEGVERKLYGSYSLGRDEPSLEPQGSSSLPLYHGKYRSYSFHSSQKESITIFHSSEDSTTSSCSDDSESCSGTSSGEMELDESKLAEEAGPSNTANVEEGVQHELEKQHQHCSAP from the exons ATGACCGAAGAGCGCAACTTTACCCGGGCACCAGTTACCGAAGAGACGGCGGTTCTGTATGTCCGTAAACTGCCGCACGGCGCCGCTCGTGGGTCTATTCCCTGCCTGCGCAACCACCTCCACCGGCGCCGTGCTCTCCGTCCCGCCACTGCCAGCCGCCCCCGGTCGACCGCcaccctctcggcctccgccccTGGCCGCCGCCCCCCTCACTTGCGCATTTGCATCGTGCGTGCGCCTCTCTCCGGCCCTCCGCCGTCCAGGACTCACCGCTCCGGCCCGTCACAGCAGCAGACCAAAGCAACTGCCCCGTCCGTTCTTCCATCTCCGGGCGCA TTCGGTGCGGCACGCTCGGAGTCGCGGGCGCTTCAGAAGCTCGAcaccggcagcggcggcgccgaGAACG CTCGCGCGCCGCCGGGGCCTGCCCGTGCCCTCTCGGCCCCTTCCATCGCCCACGACGGCCGCCTCGTCGCTTGCTCCGGGAAGGACCTCCTCGGGTTCGAACCCAACGGGTCCTTCGCCTGGATCGTTCCCCTCGGCCACATGTGCAACGACAGCATCAGCCCTGTATTCGAGGGAGAGCAG GTGTATCTGGTGGCAGAGGACAAGGTCATAAAGGTCACGCCACGGAAAGTGCGCACTGCCGAGCCAGCATTGGAGGTTTTCTTCAGCCACAACACGACGTCAGGGAGGTCCGAGGAGATCATTGGCCTGGCCATCAGTGGCAGATACTCGTCTCTCTTCCTCACCATCAGAAACCGGGGACTCTTCGCCTTCTCGCTCCGAGGCGAGCTCCAATGGAGCATTGGGCCTGCACTTAATTTGTTCGATTACCGTCTTGGCTGCAAGAGAAACGTCTCCGGCTGCTATTTCGATTCAGCTCCTGTTCTTGATCAGTGCGAGGGGGCACTTTAT ATATCGAACACTGAAGGCCAGCTCTATTCCCTGTACATTGACAACCGTGGGATCAGATGGATCCAAGACTTGAGTTCACATGGCAAAGTGATGACAGTTGCACCGGGAAACAGTGGGCGCCTATACATTGTCTTTCCACGGAAGTCTATCATGGTGGGGATTGATGTTTCGACAGGAAACATTTCTTGGACGCAGAATATTGGTCCAATCAGTAATGAGAAAAACTTTCCAACTGTCGATTCCAATG GTTGGATGTCAATTGGTTCGCTAGATGGGACCCTCTACTCGATTTCTCCTGATGGTGACATGAGAAAGTTTCTTGCAAAAACAGCAAATGATTCAGTGATCCATGTAGGTCCAGTCCTTGACTGCTCAGGATTTTCCATGTATGTCGCTAAGACCATAGTGGAAGGAAAATTAATCCAGACGACTGGTGATTATACCTATGTATCGGCAAAGAAGCCATCATTCATTTCGTTCACATTGTTGGCTCCGGCAACTGGAACTATTTACTGGACTGGGGAGTATCCTG GGGAATTATCAAATTTGCTGTCCAGTAGTGATATGAATGACTTTACCATAGATGAGACTGTTGTTCTGACTCTTCTATCTGCAACAA AGACAGGGATCAGCAACACCACGCAGTGCTATACAAGAA GGCAAAAGATTGCTTGGACTTGcgggcaagccaaagccaagttTGTTCAGGCCGATCCAG GAGAACCTAGCTATGTTCTATTGTTGATCTTCCTACTTGTAGTAATCGTACTACAAGCTGTAGCCATTTTGTTTTGCTGCATCTTTtggaggaagaaaaggctcCAAAACAATGGATTGCAGAAGTTCCTGGAGAAGAGG CGCTCACTTCACAGCAAGAGGAGAATCTTAGGAAAGAAGATATTGGAGCTCGAGCAGAAGGCATCTGAAGATGCCTCGTCAAATGAAGCTTTGGGACAGCTGGGTGAAATGGTGAAAGCCAAGGAAGGCGTGGAGAGAAAGCTGTACGGATCATACAGCCTTGGCAGGGATGAGCCCAGCTTGGAGCCGCAAGGCTCCTCCTCCTTGCCACTGTACCATGGCAAATACAGGAGTTATTCGTTCCACAGCTCACAGAAAGAGAGCATTACGATTTTCCACAGTTCAGAGGATAGTACTACCAGTAGCTGCTCTGATGATAGCGAGAGTTGCAGTGGTACGAGTTCTGGAGAAATGGAACTGGATGAGTCTAAGTTAGCAGAAGAAGCTGGGCCCTCCAACACTGCAAATGTTGAGGAGGGAGTTCAACATGAACTAGAAAAACAGCACCAGCATTGCAGCGCCCCATAA
- the LOC8082513 gene encoding uncharacterized protein LOC8082513 isoform X1: protein MAQAKRLNLRMQKEIKLLLDDPPHGVSLNLSEDENVLSSLSSIEARIEGPEGTVYANGVFILKIQIPERYPFQPPNMTFVTPIYHPNIDNGGRICLDILNLPPKGAWQPSLNISTVLTSIGLLLSDPNPDDGLMAEISREYKYNKQVFDINARLWTEKYASPAAVGASGWGSVDAGVLAQNTQMEGTDSLGSLPNTSQKVCEGSQRKMRLLGQKLSLKPERSEESMKTVKQDPVASHLPSMAGSTYPNVCFSDASGRQNDTSENMSVSTASVVVSKKGHQGNKKDLQLPGQSLSVTSEGPCKSSDGSDMLPNHLPTYASGAKDHAMQSSDGILENSLARRIGGSAASAYKVPEGNRRNIRALKLSLKSVNPEKKSDNQNENMAPNHLSSQSGFSNLQKRPLDAVSRKKFSGGPALAQQNPNTEQQPSNTNIVSNEDCNQGLKMQRRRLSLKSELPRVDNACEKDSKPPNHPLSDKKLNELPSSAAIPKGELMAPNELPLSAPAVLKSQSKALGFAGGQKDSSSDNCSTKETTVAIEKVIVSDSEDSADERERPPRSRLSLMRRRLAGKF, encoded by the exons ATGGCTCAGGCCAAAAGGCTGAATCTGAGAATGCAGAAAGAGATTAAGCTTCTACTGGATGATCCACCCCATGGGGTTTCTCTTAATCTCTCTGAAGATGAAAATGTCTTATCATCATTATCAAGTATTGAAGCCA GAATTGAGGGTCCTGAGGGGACGGTTTATGCTAATGGAGTTTTCATTCTGAAGATACAAATTCctgaaag GTATCCTTTTCAACCACCCAATATGACTTTTGTTACTCCCATTTATCATCCCAATATTGATAATGGAGGACGCATTTGCCTTGATATTCTGAATTTACCGCCCAAG GGAGCCTGGCAACCATCACTCAATATTTCTACTGTTTTGACAAGTATTGGCTTGCTGCTAAGTGATCCAAACCCGGATGATGGGTTGATGGCTGAAATA AGTCGAGAATACAAATACAACAAACAAGTTTTTGACATAAATGCTCGGTTATGGACAGAGAAGTATGCTAGTCCTGCTGCTGTTGGTGCTAGCGGTTGGGGTTCTGTAGATGCTGGTGTCCTG GCACAGAATACTCAAATGGAGGGCACAGATAGCCTGGGATCATTGCCAAATACTTCTCAAAAAGTTTGTGAAGGGAGTCAAAGGAAGATGCGGTTACTGGGACAAAAGTTATCACTAAAGCCTGAAAGATCTGAAGAGAGTATGAAAACTGTCAAGCAAGATCCAGTTGCTAGCCACTTACCATCCATGGCAGGATCCACCTATCCTAATGTTTGTTTTTCTGATGCTTCAGGCAGACAGAATGATACATCAGAGAACATGTCTGTCAGTACTGCTAGTGTAGTGGTTTCAAAGAAAGGTCACCAAGGCAATAAAAAGGATTTGCAGTTACCTGGCCAGAGTCTTTCTGTTACCTCAGAAGGCCCTTGCAAAAGCAGTGATGGCAGTGATATGTTACCTAATCATCTTCCAACATATGCATCTGGTGCTAAAGATCACGCCATGCAATCTTCTGATGGCATTTTAGAGAATAGTTTGGCAAGGAGAATTGGTGGATCAGCAGCTAGTGCGTATAAAGTGCCAGAAGGAAACCGAAGGAATATCAGAGCACTGAAGTTGTCACTGAAATCAGTAAATCCTGAAAAGAAAAGTGACAATCAAAATGAAAATATGGCTCCAAACCATCTGTCTTCACAGTCAGGATTCAGCAATTTGCAGAAAAGACCCTTAGATGCTGTTTCAAGGAAAAAGTTCAGCGGAGGTCCTGCACTGGCTCAACAGAATCCTAACACTGAACAGCAACCGTCAAACACTAACATAGTATCAAATGAAGACTGCAATCAAGGTCTAAAGATGCAACGTAGGAGGCTGTCACTGAAATCTGAGCTGCCTAGAGTGGACAATGCCTGTGAAAAGGATTCTAAGCCACCCAATCATCCCCTAAGCGATAAGAAACTCAATGAGCTGCCATCATCAGCAGCAATCCCCAAAGGTGAGCTCATGGCACCCAATGAACTCCCATTGTCGGCACCAGCAGTCCTTAAAAGTCAATCCAAGGCTCTTGGCTTCGCTGGTGGACAGAAAGACTCCAGCTCAGACAATTGCTCCACCAAAGAAACCACGGTTGCCATCGAGAAGGTCATCGTTTCAGACAGTGAAGACAGCGCAGACGAACGTGAAAGGCCCCCAAGATCAAGGCTGTCATTGATGCGGAGACGATTGGCTGGAAAGTTTTGA
- the LOC8082513 gene encoding probable ubiquitin-conjugating enzyme E2 37 isoform X2, which yields MAQAKRLNLRMQKEIKLLLDDPPHGVSLNLSEDENVLSSLSSIEARIEGPEGTVYANGVFILKIQIPERYPFQPPNMTFVTPIYHPNIDNGGRICLDILNLPPKAQNTQMEGTDSLGSLPNTSQKVCEGSQRKMRLLGQKLSLKPERSEESMKTVKQDPVASHLPSMAGSTYPNVCFSDASGRQNDTSENMSVSTASVVVSKKGHQGNKKDLQLPGQSLSVTSEGPCKSSDGSDMLPNHLPTYASGAKDHAMQSSDGILENSLARRIGGSAASAYKVPEGNRRNIRALKLSLKSVNPEKKSDNQNENMAPNHLSSQSGFSNLQKRPLDAVSRKKFSGGPALAQQNPNTEQQPSNTNIVSNEDCNQGLKMQRRRLSLKSELPRVDNACEKDSKPPNHPLSDKKLNELPSSAAIPKGELMAPNELPLSAPAVLKSQSKALGFAGGQKDSSSDNCSTKETTVAIEKVIVSDSEDSADERERPPRSRLSLMRRRLAGKF from the exons ATGGCTCAGGCCAAAAGGCTGAATCTGAGAATGCAGAAAGAGATTAAGCTTCTACTGGATGATCCACCCCATGGGGTTTCTCTTAATCTCTCTGAAGATGAAAATGTCTTATCATCATTATCAAGTATTGAAGCCA GAATTGAGGGTCCTGAGGGGACGGTTTATGCTAATGGAGTTTTCATTCTGAAGATACAAATTCctgaaag GTATCCTTTTCAACCACCCAATATGACTTTTGTTACTCCCATTTATCATCCCAATATTGATAATGGAGGACGCATTTGCCTTGATATTCTGAATTTACCGCCCAAG GCACAGAATACTCAAATGGAGGGCACAGATAGCCTGGGATCATTGCCAAATACTTCTCAAAAAGTTTGTGAAGGGAGTCAAAGGAAGATGCGGTTACTGGGACAAAAGTTATCACTAAAGCCTGAAAGATCTGAAGAGAGTATGAAAACTGTCAAGCAAGATCCAGTTGCTAGCCACTTACCATCCATGGCAGGATCCACCTATCCTAATGTTTGTTTTTCTGATGCTTCAGGCAGACAGAATGATACATCAGAGAACATGTCTGTCAGTACTGCTAGTGTAGTGGTTTCAAAGAAAGGTCACCAAGGCAATAAAAAGGATTTGCAGTTACCTGGCCAGAGTCTTTCTGTTACCTCAGAAGGCCCTTGCAAAAGCAGTGATGGCAGTGATATGTTACCTAATCATCTTCCAACATATGCATCTGGTGCTAAAGATCACGCCATGCAATCTTCTGATGGCATTTTAGAGAATAGTTTGGCAAGGAGAATTGGTGGATCAGCAGCTAGTGCGTATAAAGTGCCAGAAGGAAACCGAAGGAATATCAGAGCACTGAAGTTGTCACTGAAATCAGTAAATCCTGAAAAGAAAAGTGACAATCAAAATGAAAATATGGCTCCAAACCATCTGTCTTCACAGTCAGGATTCAGCAATTTGCAGAAAAGACCCTTAGATGCTGTTTCAAGGAAAAAGTTCAGCGGAGGTCCTGCACTGGCTCAACAGAATCCTAACACTGAACAGCAACCGTCAAACACTAACATAGTATCAAATGAAGACTGCAATCAAGGTCTAAAGATGCAACGTAGGAGGCTGTCACTGAAATCTGAGCTGCCTAGAGTGGACAATGCCTGTGAAAAGGATTCTAAGCCACCCAATCATCCCCTAAGCGATAAGAAACTCAATGAGCTGCCATCATCAGCAGCAATCCCCAAAGGTGAGCTCATGGCACCCAATGAACTCCCATTGTCGGCACCAGCAGTCCTTAAAAGTCAATCCAAGGCTCTTGGCTTCGCTGGTGGACAGAAAGACTCCAGCTCAGACAATTGCTCCACCAAAGAAACCACGGTTGCCATCGAGAAGGTCATCGTTTCAGACAGTGAAGACAGCGCAGACGAACGTGAAAGGCCCCCAAGATCAAGGCTGTCATTGATGCGGAGACGATTGGCTGGAAAGTTTTGA